CTTCATAAATGTATAGCATAAACTACAGTTGAAGAAAGCTATTGGAAAGCTATGCTGCTTTAAAAGTTGATAATCAGGTATTCCCAGTTTTGAGGAAAAGCCTTTCAAAGTTTTCACAGTTGTTAGAGAGCTGTTCTTTGTTTACTCCCATTcggcattgttcacaccctcttaagccttagccccaccgtTATCTTTAAAGCTGCACTATTTCCTGGTttcaaaaattctaatagttcacctaatttcagtttatgtgacaaaacaagcatgtTTAGTGTAGAGAataattgtaccatctaaaccactgcgaaatatattttccatgagcaaaaatattgtattttcagctgtttgaagctggtgtacaaaactgaatataaaagatgcaaaaactaaacttaacgGGAAGAGAGAAATAGCGCACATGGAATAGATCTACCGCTTCATAggcttgctttcaatgagaatgacataattctataattcacatttctatgtgaattggGTCAGAtctcccaaaaagttacatattgcagcattACGAATTCACATAGGGACAGCTGTCCGTCTACAGACGGTTGGCTGACAACGTCACAAAAATTATGATGTGATTCTGaatggtcagatagctagcaacaatgacaagaagctgccatgtggggaaccATAGGTGTCTCATTTCAGATCtcgttcttgataccatgtcttgttttgagttTGAAAAAAAAACTGATTTCATGATACACTCGTTGGTTCTATTGCAGCCTGTgacatggcagaccaatcagaAGTCATCCCTCTCCATGTCCAGCCCCTCTATTATTTCAACCAATCACGGCTAGTGGGAAAGTTCATGTCTTTTTTCATGCCttaccaactaggctcgtaatttaacattGTTATTAGTATACTGGTTTGTTATTAAGGCgtatgaaagttcacatgttcaagaaggcatttctgccctaAAAAATGCATTTCGAtgcaaaaaaattttttttacttTGAAATGCCTCTCCTGTAAAGTAGTAATGTCCTTCATTCGCCCCCGTTCACGTGCTGCGCCACATATGGCAATGACGAGTCAGAACTAGAGAAAATGGCTTTCTGGTTATTGCAAAGTGTAAAACCACTAAAAGGTTATATACTATTTTATTAGGTCAGATTAAAATGACCCCTGTGTATTTCTGGTCAGTAAAATGCAGTTTAGTCTATGACATCACAACCATTGAATGAGCACTTGTCCAGTTCACAACATATTCAGAAAGTCTTTGCTGACAACCGGTTATTTACTATTCAGGAGTTTAATGCTTTCGCTCCCTCCCCCTGGTCTTCTACTACCAAATGACATTGCTTAGCCTTAGAGTACAGCTTCATTAATCCGccactctcccctccctctgcctcaAAACGGAAGTACTGACTTAACAGTTACCCTGACGCCCCTTGACCTATTTGTCCATCACGTCACCTCACCCTCCCATTCACCTTCCTCTACCTCCGGCCTCCCCTCTTCAGGACCGGTCTCCGACGTGACCATCACATCCAACCTGAACGAAGCGGTCGAGTTCAACAGCACTGTGGTCTTGACCTGTTCGGCCAAAGGCTCCTCCCTCACGTACAAGTGGCTCAACGGCACCACCCCGCTGGTCACCGACGGGAAGCATGTGACCTTGAGTGCAAACTCCACAGTGCTGACCGTGGCTGGAGTGTTCAGGAAGGATCTGGTCGGACCCATCTACTGCACGGCCTTCAACAATCTAGAGAGCGAGAACAGTGCCCCCTTCAACCTCACTGTCACCTGTAAGTACATATGTTCTTATAGCCTGGTCTGacatctgtttgtgctgtttcGTCATTGTTATAAAGACAGCACAAacggatctgggaccaggctaatatTCTTATCCATTGATTCCACTCACGTCTCTGCCAGGCTATCTGAAATGTTCAGGAAGAGTTTAGTTGAGAGTCTTAGGAGGCTTTGTGTGACTTGGTACACTCCCAGTAGGCATTTCTACACTCGAACCCCTCTTCTGTTTACACCATCCCTGTGGACTGACGCTTATGCTGAAATCACACCAACATTCCGAACTCTAGTTTTATCAACACTTAGATATGATATTGAGCAGTAGATCAATTATTTTGTGTGCTGGATTTAGAATGAGTCAAGCCAGCCGTCTTCTATATTGTAACAGTGAGCGGCGGCTGATCTAAGTCAACCATCCAGATCAGGCTATTACAATGCGGGCGACAGGAACATGCAGTTCAGATAAGATCTACATTTCGTCATAGCCCCTCTGAATAGAGCACCTGGGAGGGGATCGACCTCTCGTCGCTTGTTTTTGTTAAGATTTTATGAGCTGCTACCTTGTGCTTTGCAGCCTTAGGCCTCCGTTAAAAACAGCCGAACTGAACTACTTTCCAATATATTTGCAGATGGGCCAGAAAACATCGCCATGACAGTCACCCCCACCGATGAGGTCCAAAAGAAGGGTTCCAACATTACATTGACCTGCTCAGCCCAGTCTAGCCCTGCGGCTGTGCTTCAGTGGATCCACAATGGAGTCCCGCTCAATGTGATGAGCCCCAAGCTGGTACTGGACAACATTGCCGTGGCACAGAGTGGAAACTACTCCTGCATGGCCAGCAACGCCAAAACCTTGCGATACCTGGAATCCACAACAGCCAAGTTCACTGTAGTAGGTGAGTAGGAGTGGAACCACAAGAGCCAATGAGATATCAAGGTTTTATACATGGATAGGAATGGGTGCTTTAGTGAATACAAAGGGGAATCATGGACAGTATACTGTTAGAGACCTAGAGAGGCAAATCTTGCTCTAGTGGAAAGCAAAGTAGGGAAACTGGTTGTTGTATTCAGTTGAGCTACAGTATTCTACAGGTTCTTGTCAGTAACATGTTTTTCAGATGTTACTCATTACATTTTATTAGACTGACATGTTCTCGTTGAACTGTTATACTAATTACAAGGAAGTTGTTAAAACCCTATCTACATTTGAATGTTTGTTACAGACACTTTTAACACAGTTTCTTTCGAATTTGCCGTTTGTCCTCCAACCATGTCTCAAAGAGATGGTATCAACCGTATTAAGGTGATGCCATGAACAGACAGACTGAAACCTGTTTCCTGGCTCGGTGCCCCTGAAGGCATGACACCAAACACTGAATGGATTCCATATGATTTTGAAGCATGCCGTACAAGTTTCAAACACAGTGACCTCGTATCATGGCAACTTTGTACGTTCCCTCATAGGTTTTTAAAGCTTGTGAAATATGTGCTGCATGCCATGCAGTACAAAGAGTGCATGGCCCTTGTGTGTACTGAAACTGTTCACAACGGGAGACAGACAGTCTACCATTTTGGGAGTGACTAAAACCTGCTCGGTTGGGGGATGGTCTTTCAAAATGCCTTGAGTCCTTGAGTCGGGTGTTGTTTTCTAGAAGGAAGAGGGATTGGGGGATGGGGAATGGGGGGGAGGGGTGATTGTTGCCCATTTAGCAGTCCTTTCAGTTATTCTATGAGTGTTCCCCTGTACTTGGTAAACAGTAGTGACTTTAAGTCCAATTATTCCTTCATGAATCATAGAGTTACACATTTTACTTTTAATGTCTGACTAAAGCTGAGGAAATGGGAATTTGCCTCTGAAAATGTTTGCCATCAAGCCTGACTCGACACTTATTGACCAAAGTATTGGTTAGGCAGTTGTGAGTCACCATTGAGGGCCATGAACTTTGTGTTTAAAATATATTGCCTTGGCATTAGTTTTCCAACACTCATTAGTCTGGAAAGGAGAGATCGAGATCAACAAGACAGTGGTTTCACATGTTGTCCAAAACAAAAAGGCAAGGTTGGCTTTAGTTCCACTTAAAAGTGGTCTAACATGACAGTGAGCATGTTAACTGCATTATCTATTCATGTAGGTCATTTGGTTTTGCTTGGTTGACAGGTTTTTGGTACATCAGCCCATTCAGAAACTCATTGTAAAATAATAACAGTTTATTTGATGTCACATTTTATGGAAACATGGCCTGATATAAGCTGGACAGTGATATAGTAGCTTCCCATTGgccacagacgtcaattcaacgtctattccacgttagttcaacgtcatttcattgaaatgatgtggaaacaacgttaattcaaccagtgtgtgcccagtggttaGTTAGATGTAATGTCATTAAGGTATAATGAAAgtacaatgtttttatttatttagtagaCATCGTCCAATCCATTCAACTGAAATCTAATGATTAGTTCATCAAGCTTCATGTGGTGTTTACGTTGTAAATACTTTAGTACTCTGAAATCTGGTAGTTGTAAGTGAAACCAGCTGTCTTTCAGAGTTATCATCTGGTCTGTGTAAACCCTAACTCAATTTGTCCTCTGTGTTTGTAGAGGCCATATCCGGCGCTAAGATCACAGGCCCCAATGGAACGCTTGTTGCAGGTAACAGCACGGCCAACCTGAGCTGCCAGGCAACCGCCGGCACCGCCGACGCCCGAGTGTGGCTGAAGAATGGCGCGGCCCTGTCTCCTAGCAACAGGGTCGTGTTCTCGGCAGACAAGAGCTCGGTCACGATCAAGCCAGTGCAGAAGGAGGACAGTGGGGAGTACCAGTGCAAGCTGACCAATGCTGTGAGCACAGACTCTGCCAGCCTCAAGATAGTGATCAGCTGTGAGTATAAGGGCCCTCTGACCTCTTCACTGACCCATCAAGGTTAAACAAAGTTAACGTTATATTCTACTGTTACTTTGTTCATAAATGTTACAGTATCCAAAAAGAAAAGCTTTGTATTTCACCTAAATCCATGATAAATTGTCTGTATGCTACAGTGTAGTATTATTTAGGTCAGAATGGCCAAATCCAGGGGAATTTCAAGCATAAAGCTAAAGCTTCTCCTTTCCATGTCACAGTTGGTCCTGA
This region of Salvelinus namaycush isolate Seneca chromosome 32, SaNama_1.0, whole genome shotgun sequence genomic DNA includes:
- the LOC120027483 gene encoding carcinoembryonic antigen-related cell adhesion molecule 1-like, which produces MDLFNLRSLVILLSAVGCCNGQSVLPAGPLEGVQGKNVTFKTIIIPTDVGNFITVSWNFNGGSGVVPVVTSAPKGETVGAGYAGRVSLNSSTGVLNLGSLTAKDGGDYAVTMVTNAAVQRTGATLLRVLGPVSDVTITSNLNEAVEFNSTVVLTCSAKGSSLTYKWLNGTTPLVTDGKHVTLSANSTVLTVAGVFRKDLVGPIYCTAFNNLESENSAPFNLTVTYGPENIAMTVTPTDEVQKKGSNITLTCSAQSSPAAVLQWIHNGVPLNVMSPKLVLDNIAVAQSGNYSCMASNAKTLRYLESTTAKFTVVEAISGAKITGPNGTLVAGNSTANLSCQATAGTADARVWLKNGAALSPSNRVVFSADKSSVTIKPVQKEDSGEYQCKLTNAVSTDSASLKIVISFGPETVSVKGLSSVKVTEPVILKCAAVSLPAATYTWKFNGTLTGVMTAEYIIEAAVDTNSGIYTCEASNAVTGLSTSIAHKLSVKEEGTLDDGLTPGQIAGIVIGVLIALVLIIVGVRYMRRKKPPIESPY